In one window of Canis lupus baileyi chromosome 10, mCanLup2.hap1, whole genome shotgun sequence DNA:
- the ZFP2 gene encoding zinc finger protein ZFP2, whose amino-acid sequence MEREGLWPSLGEAWEPDNWLDGQQKNQDRHLHQVAITHKETLPERRTRGDHEFDRCSSQGSVLDIQQSTPVGQRFHNQNSHEEDTKPNSELIKTQSMFVGKKIYECNECGKTFSQSSSLLKHQRIHTGEKPFKCNVCGKHFIERSSLTVHQRIHTGEKPYKCNECGKTFSQSMNLTVHQRTHTGEKPYQCKECGKAFRKNSSLIQHERIHTGEKPYKCNECGKAFTQSMNLTVHQRTHTGEKPYECNECGKAFSQSMHLIVHQRSHTGEKPYECSECGKAFSKSSTLTLHQRNHTGEKPYKCNKCGKSFSQSTYLIEHQRLHSGVKPFECNQCGKAFSKNSSLTQHRRIHTGEKPYECMVCGKHFTGRSSLTVHQVIHTGEKPYECNECGKAFSQSAYLIEHQRIHTGEKPYECDQCGKAFIKNSSLIVHQRTHTGEKPYQCNECGKAFSRSTNLTRHQRTHT is encoded by the coding sequence ATGGAAAGGGAAGGTCTCTGGCCTTCTTTAGGGGAAGCCTGGGAACCTGATAATTGGTTAGATGGGCAACAGAAAAATCAGGACAGACATCTGCACCAAGTGGCCATTACTCATAAGGAAACCCTCCCTGAGAGGAGGACACGTGGAGATCATGAATTTGACAGGTGTTCTAGTCAGGGGTCAGTCCTAGATATACAACAAAGTACTCCTGTGGGACAAAGGTTCCATAATCAGAATTCACATGAAGAGGACACTAAACCGAATTCTGAATTAATTAAAACTCAAAGTATGTTTGTAGGAAAGAAAATCTATGAATGTAATGAATGCGGGAAAACCTTCAGCCAGAGCTCATCTCTTCTTAAGCACCAGAGGATTCATACTGGGGAGAAACCCTTTAAGTGTAATGTATGTGGGAAGCACTTCATTGAACGCTCCTCCCTTACTGTACATCAAAGAATTCATACTGGggagaaaccttacaaatgtaatgaatgtgggaaaacgTTCAGCCAGAGCATGAACCTTACTGTTCATCAAAgaactcacactggagagaaaccctatcaGTGTAAAGAGTGTGGAAAAGCTTTCCGTAAGAATTCATCCCTTATTCAACATGAAAggattcatactggagagaaaccatacAAATGTAACGAATGTGGGAAAGCTTTTACCCAAAGCATGAATCTTACAGTGCATCAGAGAACTCACACAGGAGAAAAACCCTATGAATGCAacgaatgtgggaaagccttcagtcAGAGCATGCACCTTATTGTACATCAGAGAAGtcatactggagaaaaaccctatgagtgcagtgaatgtggaaaagcctttagtAAGAGCTCTACCCTTACTCTACATCAACGAAAtcatactggagaaaaacccTACAAATGTAACAAATGTGGGAAATCCTTTAGCCAAAGTACATACCTTATAGAACACCAGAGACTTCACTCTGGAGTAAAACCTTTTGAATGTAATCAGTGTGGAAAGGCTTTCAGTAAGAATTCATCTCTCACTCAACATcggagaattcatactggagagaaaccttatgaatgtatGGTATGTGGGAAACATTTCACTGGGAGATCTTCCCTTACTGTACATCAGGttattcatactggagagaaaccttatgaatgcaATGAATGTGGAAAGGCCTTTAGCCAGAGTGCATACCTTATTGAACATCAaagaattcatactggtgagaaaccctatgaatgtgaTCAGTGTGGAAAAGCCTTCATTAAAAATTCATCCCTCATAGTGCATCAGAGAACTCATACAGGAGAGAAGCCCTATCAATGTAAcgaatgtggaaaagccttcagtAGGAGTACAAACCTTACACGACATCAGAGGACTCATACATGA